The following coding sequences lie in one Megalodesulfovibrio gigas DSM 1382 = ATCC 19364 genomic window:
- the thiL gene encoding thiamine-phosphate kinase, translating into MTALLQAETPTAVASEDDFLALIDSHFPREHGHVVLGRGDDCAILTMPDALCLSTDLFLEDVHFRRGYFTPAEIGHKALAVNVSDIAAMGGDPLGFSLGLMVPPGLPREFWDALFTGMAAHAAAHGLALTGGDLSRAPLLGFSVTIWGRPFPGRPLLRRGPVQPGDRLVVLGPSGQLGLARQGLRLLEAHDREALADWPACTAAHLMPEPQVAAGRTLAAVQGVHGCMDLSDGLARDLPRLLTFGQAPGLVPGARLELDASMLHPELLAACAAAGLDPVAEAFLGGEDYALLAAVDPAAMPALRHAAAALPAALLDLGEVTAAPGVMLNNTPMTGQGFDHFSKR; encoded by the coding sequence ATGACCGCATTGCTGCAGGCGGAGACGCCCACTGCCGTGGCCTCGGAAGACGATTTCCTGGCCCTCATTGACAGCCACTTTCCGCGTGAGCACGGCCATGTGGTGCTCGGTCGCGGGGATGACTGCGCCATCCTGACCATGCCCGATGCCCTGTGTCTGTCCACGGACTTGTTTCTGGAGGACGTGCATTTTCGCCGCGGCTACTTCACCCCGGCTGAGATCGGCCACAAGGCCCTGGCCGTCAATGTGAGCGACATCGCGGCCATGGGCGGCGATCCCCTGGGCTTCAGCCTGGGGCTCATGGTCCCGCCCGGGCTGCCGCGGGAATTCTGGGACGCCCTCTTCACGGGCATGGCGGCCCACGCCGCGGCCCACGGCCTGGCCCTCACCGGCGGCGATTTGTCACGCGCCCCGCTGCTGGGGTTCTCCGTCACCATCTGGGGCCGCCCGTTTCCGGGGCGCCCGCTGCTGCGGCGCGGGCCGGTGCAGCCCGGCGATCGGCTGGTGGTGCTGGGACCATCCGGACAGCTCGGCCTGGCCCGGCAGGGGCTGCGTCTGCTGGAGGCCCACGACCGCGAGGCCCTGGCGGACTGGCCGGCCTGTACGGCGGCGCATCTGATGCCGGAGCCGCAGGTGGCGGCGGGTCGGACGCTGGCTGCAGTGCAGGGGGTGCATGGCTGCATGGACCTCTCCGACGGCCTGGCCCGCGATCTGCCCCGTCTGCTGACCTTTGGCCAAGCGCCCGGCCTAGTCCCCGGCGCCCGGCTGGAGCTGGATGCGTCCATGCTGCACCCCGAACTGCTGGCCGCCTGCGCTGCCGCCGGGCTGGACCCCGTGGCCGAGGCCTTCCTTGGCGGCGAAGATTATGCCCTGCTGGCGGCTGTGGACCCTGCCGCCATGCCGGCCCTGCGTCATGCCGCAGCTGCGCTGCCTGCTGCCCTCCTGGACCTTGGCGAGGTCACGGCTGCGCCCGGCGTGATGCTCAACAACACCCCCATGACAGGACAGGGATTTGATCATTTTTCCAAAAGATGA
- the bioB gene encoding biotin synthase BioB, with protein sequence MIIFPKDDRTADGLADLARQWLAKPWEEAAVLLLDAIPQQPEAVLALAGAVARLTRPLEISRCAIVSVRTGACSEDCAFCAQSAHHGADSPAHDFLDAETIAAAACRAREAGATRLGLVAAGRGFDPRELPAWQAGVRAVVQAGLACDVSPGIIDEAALRALREAGASMLHHNLEAARSFFPSLCTTHTWDDRARTIRAGHAAGLAVCAGGIFGLGESWAQRIELALALRELVVQSVPLNFLHPIPGTPMAHRPTLGKDEAAMIVACFRLLLPDAALRLCGGRHLCFPDVAARVQALEVGADGIMVGDFLTTSGSAAELDVQAAILADRRFDKRFYRRFGNFHPLGSA encoded by the coding sequence TTGATCATTTTTCCAAAAGATGACCGCACCGCGGACGGGCTCGCCGACCTGGCCCGGCAGTGGCTGGCCAAGCCTTGGGAGGAGGCCGCTGTTCTCCTGCTCGACGCCATCCCCCAACAACCCGAAGCCGTGCTGGCCCTGGCTGGCGCCGTGGCCAGACTGACGCGACCGCTTGAGATTTCGCGCTGCGCCATCGTCAGCGTGCGCACCGGGGCCTGCAGCGAGGACTGCGCCTTCTGCGCCCAGTCCGCGCACCACGGGGCGGATTCGCCGGCGCATGATTTTCTGGATGCAGAGACCATTGCCGCCGCCGCCTGCCGGGCCAGGGAGGCCGGGGCCACCCGCCTGGGTCTGGTGGCCGCGGGACGAGGCTTTGACCCCCGCGAGCTGCCGGCCTGGCAGGCCGGGGTGCGCGCCGTGGTGCAGGCCGGCCTGGCCTGTGATGTGTCCCCGGGCATCATCGACGAGGCTGCCCTGCGCGCCCTGCGGGAAGCCGGCGCTTCCATGCTGCATCACAACCTGGAGGCGGCGCGTTCCTTTTTCCCATCCCTCTGCACCACGCACACCTGGGACGACAGGGCCCGCACCATCCGCGCCGGCCATGCCGCGGGCCTGGCCGTGTGCGCCGGTGGCATCTTTGGTCTGGGCGAGAGCTGGGCCCAGCGCATCGAACTGGCCCTGGCCCTGCGGGAACTGGTCGTGCAGAGTGTGCCCCTGAATTTTCTGCACCCCATCCCGGGCACGCCCATGGCCCACCGTCCGACCCTGGGCAAGGACGAGGCGGCAATGATTGTGGCCTGTTTCCGGCTGTTGCTGCCCGATGCCGCGCTGCGGCTGTGCGGCGGCAGGCACCTGTGTTTTCCGGATGTGGCAGCCCGGGTGCAGGCGTTGGAAGTCGGGGCGGACGGGATCATGGTGGGGGATTTTCTGACCACGTCCGGCAGCGCCGCGGAGCTGGATGTTCAGGCCGCCATCCTGGCCGACAGACGGTTCGACAAGCGGTTTTATAGGCGGTTCGGCAATTTTCATCCTCTGGGCAGTGCTTGA
- a CDS encoding biotin transporter BioY: MSMHTLHSLNRLVWTALLAASVAVGAFLIVPMAPVPISLQPFFIMLAGFILGPRAGAACLLLYVAGGTIGLPIFAGGKSGLAHLMGPTGGYLIGFIGTAAICGFATRRSLTRPAPPLSWTRGALFGLGGLASAYVLGLLWLIVRLEIGLWKALAIGFAPFFPTDIVKLALAVAIYRYLHRFNLLPK, translated from the coding sequence ATGTCCATGCACACCCTGCACTCCCTCAATCGTCTGGTCTGGACGGCCCTGCTGGCGGCAAGCGTCGCCGTGGGGGCCTTCCTCATCGTGCCCATGGCCCCGGTGCCGATCTCCCTGCAACCGTTTTTCATCATGCTGGCGGGCTTTATTCTCGGTCCCCGGGCCGGGGCAGCCTGCCTGCTGCTCTATGTGGCCGGCGGAACCATCGGGCTGCCCATCTTCGCCGGCGGCAAGTCCGGCTTGGCGCACCTCATGGGGCCCACGGGCGGGTACCTCATTGGGTTCATCGGCACGGCGGCCATCTGCGGCTTCGCCACCCGGCGCAGCCTCACCCGGCCAGCCCCGCCGTTGTCCTGGACCCGGGGGGCGCTGTTCGGCCTGGGCGGTTTGGCCTCCGCCTATGTGTTGGGCCTGCTCTGGCTCATAGTGCGGCTGGAGATTGGCCTGTGGAAGGCGCTGGCCATCGGGTTTGCCCCGTTTTTCCCCACGGATATCGTCAAGCTGGCGCTGGCCGTGGCCATTTATCGATATTTGCACCGGTTCAACCTGCTTCCCAAATAA
- the tsaA gene encoding tRNA (N6-threonylcarbamoyladenosine(37)-N6)-methyltransferase TrmO, which yields MHAHDSADMDVFPVGVVRSSILTKEDAPKMEHEGGVEAVIEILPEFREGMLGLEAGQQVVLLTWLHLSRRDLLQVHPRGDRTRPLQGVFNTRSPNRPNPIGLHVTNIVRVAPDGIAVHPLEVLDGTPIIDIKPLRGTPSPVPVETQAEA from the coding sequence ATGCACGCGCACGATTCGGCGGACATGGATGTATTCCCCGTAGGGGTGGTGCGTTCTTCCATCCTCACCAAGGAAGATGCGCCCAAAATGGAGCACGAAGGCGGGGTGGAGGCGGTGATCGAGATCCTGCCCGAGTTCCGCGAAGGCATGCTCGGGCTGGAGGCCGGGCAGCAGGTGGTGCTGCTCACCTGGCTGCACCTGTCCCGGCGGGATCTGCTGCAGGTGCACCCCCGGGGCGACCGGACCCGGCCGCTGCAGGGCGTGTTCAACACCCGCTCGCCCAACCGGCCCAATCCCATCGGGCTGCACGTGACCAACATTGTCCGGGTGGCTCCGGATGGCATCGCCGTGCACCCCCTGGAAGTGCTGGACGGCACGCCCATCATCGACATCAAGCCCCTGCGCGGGACGCCTTCGCCTGTGCCGGTGGAGACACAGGCCGAGGCATGA
- a CDS encoding aldehyde ferredoxin oxidoreductase N-terminal domain-containing protein, with amino-acid sequence MTGWRGRVLHVDLQRRRWRVESVDRAILRAVLGGRGLAGWLLASAPEPPLVFVAGPLTAGVLPMAGRAVIAAVSPLTGTVRHAPAGGRLAAALLRAGLDAVCLTGRADAPVTLHIGEGSVEFADAAPLQGLETSHRLNALRAPRRAVVCVGPAAEAGSPLGCLLQEHGRPVPGGGLGLAMAGRNLLAVTVDGRQPTAVHDPESLRRMRRVFLRLIHASPALAGASGIGRHGDGAFFDLFAARHLLLSPSPCASHAAAAEPLGALAYAAGIVPGHVGCTACPVPCGRTVHGQPLPDLAAMAGFSVRIGGGSRALAVRAFHRCLVLGLDAGEAAAAVADHLDAVGLSCPEDVVPELLEGLGRGEGLVSSPEAGMRVKGMALPCMDPRGAWGLALALAVGVQGPLPDACVVWHQEILRKPVPVDRFSWSGKARLVARGEDAAAVAQSLGVCSLALAALGMEELAQALAAVTGWNVSAGDLAAAGAALVEQDRRLHCAAGFDAAQDDLPPQCFEAPAGDGSIPPLDRRAFLEERAKYYRIRGWSASGCPAGAIANRPNKQGGRHA; translated from the coding sequence ATGACCGGCTGGCGCGGCCGGGTGCTGCATGTGGACCTGCAGCGCCGGCGTTGGCGGGTGGAGTCCGTGGACCGTGCGATCCTGCGGGCGGTCCTGGGTGGCCGCGGACTGGCCGGCTGGCTGCTGGCGTCCGCGCCTGAACCGCCCCTGGTGTTTGTCGCCGGCCCCCTGACGGCGGGAGTGTTGCCCATGGCCGGCCGGGCCGTGATCGCTGCCGTGTCCCCCCTCACGGGCACCGTGCGGCATGCGCCTGCCGGTGGTCGTCTGGCCGCGGCCCTGCTGCGGGCCGGACTGGACGCCGTGTGTCTGACCGGCCGGGCCGATGCGCCCGTGACGCTGCACATAGGGGAGGGCTCGGTGGAATTTGCCGATGCTGCCCCGTTGCAGGGCCTGGAGACGTCGCATCGGCTGAATGCGCTGCGTGCGCCGCGGCGGGCGGTGGTCTGTGTCGGGCCGGCGGCGGAAGCCGGATCGCCCCTGGGCTGCCTCCTGCAGGAGCACGGCCGGCCCGTGCCCGGCGGCGGACTGGGGCTGGCCATGGCCGGACGCAATCTGCTGGCCGTGACCGTGGACGGCCGCCAGCCAACAGCCGTGCATGATCCGGAATCCCTGCGGCGCATGCGGCGGGTCTTTCTGCGGCTGATCCACGCCTCGCCGGCATTGGCCGGGGCGTCGGGCATCGGCCGGCACGGCGACGGCGCATTCTTCGACCTGTTTGCGGCCCGGCATCTGCTGCTGTCCCCATCGCCCTGCGCCAGCCATGCCGCGGCGGCCGAACCGCTGGGCGCACTGGCGTATGCCGCCGGCATCGTGCCCGGTCATGTGGGCTGCACCGCCTGCCCCGTGCCGTGCGGCAGGACCGTCCACGGGCAGCCGCTGCCGGATCTGGCGGCCATGGCCGGCTTTTCCGTCCGCATCGGCGGCGGATCCCGGGCGCTGGCGGTGCGGGCCTTCCACCGTTGTCTGGTCCTGGGGTTGGACGCCGGGGAAGCCGCCGCGGCCGTGGCGGACCATCTGGACGCCGTGGGATTGTCCTGCCCGGAGGACGTGGTGCCCGAGTTGCTCGAAGGCCTGGGCCGGGGCGAGGGATTGGTCAGCTCTCCCGAAGCCGGCATGCGCGTGAAGGGCATGGCCCTGCCGTGCATGGATCCGCGCGGCGCCTGGGGCCTGGCCCTGGCCCTGGCTGTGGGGGTCCAGGGGCCGCTTCCCGACGCCTGCGTGGTCTGGCATCAGGAAATTCTGCGCAAACCCGTGCCCGTGGACCGTTTTTCCTGGTCCGGCAAGGCCCGGCTGGTGGCCCGCGGCGAAGACGCCGCTGCCGTGGCCCAGAGCCTGGGCGTGTGCAGTCTGGCCCTGGCCGCCCTGGGCATGGAGGAGCTGGCCCAGGCCTTGGCTGCGGTGACGGGCTGGAATGTTTCGGCAGGGGATCTCGCGGCCGCCGGCGCCGCCCTGGTGGAGCAGGACCGCCGCCTGCACTGCGCCGCCGGTTTCGATGCTGCCCAGGATGACCTGCCGCCGCAATGCTTTGAAGCGCCGGCCGGCGACGGTTCCATCCCGCCGCTGGACAGGCGCGCGTTTTTGGAAGAACGTGCCAAGTACTACAGGATTCGCGGCTGGAGCGCTTCGGGGTGCCCTGCCGGTGCGATCGCCAATCGGCCCAACAAACAGGGAGGCCGCCATGCGTGA
- a CDS encoding class II aldolase/adducin family protein: protein MREALEQIAHSLVQAGLAVGAGEDAPLVAALDEGCVWNRQPVDPAAWNALFEAAPGSALVCIRPAGAYGVVIRHLVRQAMRQGATALQPADSETRTFLHDIPVAPSLEAAAVAGALSRRKGCIVLDGDAVPLVLAAGALTPGQAAVTVSCICFATFVQFFVDALLMARLRGMDRATSEAVAAAFNALPAIVDDPPRLMTGPFEDPTVARAAMMEAGRVTVTLGLVDSCFGNVSYVMDTIMHISQTGAALDALEDAIDACPLTDDPALGASTAGITASSECAAHQAVIEQAMAGMPETGCRVRAILHGHPRFAVILSMDCPGRGTGNESPCPDAEFCQIRCPRSRYLEAEGCPDIPVVPGEVGTGPTGLCQTVPVALAGRRGAMVFGHGLFTADPVDFNGALATLLEVENACRREVARRLAL, encoded by the coding sequence ATGCGTGAGGCCCTGGAGCAGATAGCCCATTCCCTGGTGCAGGCCGGGCTGGCGGTGGGGGCAGGGGAAGATGCTCCGCTCGTCGCCGCCCTGGACGAAGGCTGCGTCTGGAATCGCCAGCCGGTTGATCCCGCCGCCTGGAACGCCCTCTTTGAGGCGGCGCCCGGCTCGGCCCTGGTGTGCATCCGGCCGGCGGGGGCGTATGGCGTCGTCATCCGGCATTTGGTCCGCCAGGCCATGCGTCAGGGGGCAACGGCCCTGCAGCCGGCGGACTCCGAAACCCGCACTTTTTTGCACGACATCCCCGTGGCTCCTTCCCTGGAGGCCGCCGCCGTGGCCGGGGCACTCAGCCGGCGCAAGGGCTGCATCGTGCTCGACGGCGACGCCGTACCCCTCGTGCTCGCCGCGGGCGCGCTTACCCCGGGGCAGGCCGCGGTGACCGTGTCCTGCATCTGCTTCGCCACCTTTGTGCAGTTTTTTGTGGATGCCCTGCTCATGGCCCGCCTGCGCGGCATGGATCGCGCCACCAGCGAGGCCGTGGCGGCCGCCTTCAATGCCCTGCCGGCCATCGTGGACGATCCGCCCCGGCTCATGACCGGCCCGTTCGAAGACCCCACAGTGGCCCGGGCCGCCATGATGGAAGCCGGCCGGGTGACGGTGACGCTGGGGCTGGTGGATTCCTGTTTCGGCAATGTTTCCTACGTGATGGATACCATCATGCACATCAGCCAGACCGGTGCGGCCCTGGATGCCCTGGAAGACGCCATCGATGCCTGCCCGCTGACCGATGACCCTGCCCTGGGCGCGTCCACGGCGGGCATCACTGCATCCAGCGAGTGCGCGGCGCATCAGGCGGTCATCGAGCAGGCCATGGCCGGCATGCCCGAGACAGGCTGCCGGGTGCGGGCCATCCTGCACGGGCACCCGCGGTTTGCGGTGATTTTGTCCATGGATTGCCCTGGCCGCGGCACGGGCAACGAGTCGCCATGCCCGGATGCGGAGTTTTGCCAGATCCGCTGCCCACGGTCGCGGTACCTGGAGGCCGAGGGCTGCCCGGACATTCCCGTGGTCCCCGGCGAGGTGGGCACCGGCCCCACGGGGCTGTGTCAGACTGTGCCCGTGGCCCTGGCCGGACGGCGCGGGGCCATGGTCTTCGGCCACGGCCTGTTCACCGCGGATCCCGTGGACTTCAACGGCGCCCTGGCCACCCTGTTGGAAGTGGAAAACGCCTGCCGGCGCGAAGTGGCGCGTCGGCTGGCCTTGTGA
- a CDS encoding DUF362 domain-containing protein, whose protein sequence is MSSTVHFVNFRSRSRADSKSGKLVKLFDAAGFDRLITPGALVAVKVHFGELGSDCFVRPVFVRAVVDRIRELGGKPFVTDTNTLYSGSRYNAVDHMETAIRHGFSFASVNAPVLIADGLLGESVTEFPINKKHFQQVKLAGAFAKADVCIMFSHFKGHEMAGFGGAIKNLAMGCSPGAGKRDQHSPRFQVDADTCIGCGECERICPVQAAVVGADAKAVIDKAVCIGCGECFQCCPTKAVQIDWATQIPPFMERMTEYALGAHRQKAGRIGYINFVMDVTPDCDCLPWSDAPIVPDVGILAATDPVALDQASLDLVNAQEALPGTHLCAGHACGENKFNHLWTHTRGELQLSYGEEIGLGSRTYTLTEC, encoded by the coding sequence ATGTCCAGCACGGTACATTTCGTCAATTTCCGATCCCGCTCCCGGGCCGACAGCAAGAGCGGCAAGCTGGTGAAACTGTTTGACGCCGCCGGGTTCGACCGGCTCATCACCCCCGGGGCGCTGGTGGCCGTGAAGGTGCACTTCGGCGAGCTGGGCAGCGACTGCTTCGTGCGGCCGGTGTTCGTGCGCGCCGTGGTGGACCGCATCCGCGAGCTGGGCGGCAAGCCCTTTGTCACGGACACCAATACCCTGTATTCCGGCAGCCGGTACAACGCCGTGGACCACATGGAAACCGCCATCCGCCACGGCTTTTCCTTTGCCTCGGTGAATGCGCCGGTGCTCATTGCCGATGGGTTGCTGGGCGAAAGCGTGACGGAATTTCCCATCAATAAAAAACATTTTCAGCAGGTGAAGCTGGCCGGCGCCTTTGCCAAGGCCGACGTGTGCATCATGTTCTCGCACTTCAAGGGGCACGAGATGGCCGGCTTTGGCGGGGCCATCAAGAACCTGGCCATGGGCTGCTCGCCGGGCGCTGGCAAGCGGGACCAGCATTCCCCGCGGTTTCAGGTGGATGCCGATACCTGCATCGGCTGCGGCGAGTGCGAGCGCATCTGCCCCGTGCAGGCGGCGGTGGTGGGGGCGGACGCCAAGGCCGTCATCGACAAGGCCGTGTGCATCGGCTGCGGCGAGTGCTTCCAGTGCTGCCCCACCAAGGCCGTACAGATCGACTGGGCCACGCAGATTCCGCCGTTCATGGAACGCATGACCGAATACGCCCTGGGCGCGCATCGGCAAAAGGCCGGGCGCATCGGCTACATCAACTTCGTGATGGATGTCACCCCGGACTGCGACTGTCTGCCCTGGAGCGATGCGCCCATCGTCCCGGATGTGGGCATCCTTGCCGCCACCGATCCCGTGGCCCTGGACCAGGCGTCCCTGGATCTTGTCAATGCCCAGGAGGCCCTGCCCGGCACGCACCTGTGCGCGGGCCATGCCTGCGGTGAAAATAAATTCAACCATTTGTGGACACATACCCGGGGCGAGCTGCAACTCTCGTACGGAGAAGAAATCGGCCTGGGCAGTCGGACCTACACCTTGACGGAGTGCTGA
- a CDS encoding HD-GYP domain-containing protein: MPVTEYPIDVRQVCIGLFVRLDEQGGGDDVVRWPFPRKALKLTDEGMVNALKVSGVRHLLVVLDKSDGMPLPLSGGAIAVVPAAPPAENTAPAAPRAVPTFRTPVSAELKALKRETLERNRERHSRYTRCEEQYTKSVTQVAAIIRRVSGKSTEAAEAAGQVVHSLAQTFLSERDVLLNVITSKSQEDRNHFHALNVAVLSMMVGAELGLDESALNALGMGALMHDIGKGRMPATSLQGGQLQLQLAIKKYYRQHPLVGARLAADFPNVPRAALPVILQHHEAMDGSGFPKGASGEGVHRLARIVHVVNRYDNLCAQGGQHDEKREQEEGLIPHMAMKHLFNRSRAKLDELCLSTFIRCMGVYPPGSVVQLSNGLFGMVVSTNPKRATRPSVMVYHPEVPRMEALVIDLSIEDGLEIRRCIRPEALPRSAFKYLSPGRQLGYYADAAHRA, encoded by the coding sequence ATGCCAGTAACAGAATATCCCATTGATGTGCGGCAAGTCTGCATCGGACTCTTCGTTCGGCTCGATGAGCAGGGCGGCGGGGACGATGTGGTGCGCTGGCCGTTCCCGCGCAAGGCGCTCAAGCTCACGGATGAGGGCATGGTCAATGCGCTCAAGGTATCCGGGGTGCGGCACCTGCTGGTGGTGTTGGACAAAAGCGATGGTATGCCGTTGCCGCTTTCGGGTGGGGCGATCGCGGTGGTGCCTGCCGCGCCGCCTGCCGAAAATACCGCCCCCGCCGCCCCGCGGGCCGTTCCGACGTTCCGAACGCCGGTCTCTGCCGAGCTGAAGGCCCTCAAGCGCGAAACCCTGGAGCGCAACCGGGAACGCCACTCCAGGTACACGCGATGCGAGGAGCAGTACACCAAATCGGTGACGCAGGTGGCGGCCATCATCCGTCGGGTGTCTGGCAAAAGCACGGAAGCCGCCGAGGCGGCAGGCCAGGTGGTGCACTCCCTGGCGCAGACGTTTCTGAGTGAACGCGATGTGTTGCTGAACGTCATCACCTCGAAATCACAGGAAGATCGGAATCATTTTCATGCGTTGAACGTGGCGGTGCTGTCCATGATGGTGGGGGCGGAACTTGGCCTGGACGAGTCCGCCCTCAATGCCCTGGGCATGGGCGCCTTGATGCACGACATCGGCAAGGGGCGCATGCCGGCCACCTCGTTGCAGGGCGGCCAGCTGCAGCTGCAGCTGGCGATCAAGAAGTACTACCGCCAGCATCCGCTGGTGGGGGCGCGACTGGCGGCGGATTTCCCCAATGTGCCGCGCGCCGCCTTGCCCGTCATCCTGCAGCACCATGAAGCCATGGACGGCAGCGGCTTTCCCAAGGGAGCCTCCGGGGAGGGGGTCCATCGCTTGGCGCGTATCGTACACGTGGTGAATCGCTACGACAATCTGTGCGCCCAGGGCGGGCAGCATGATGAAAAGCGCGAGCAGGAGGAAGGGCTCATCCCACATATGGCCATGAAGCATCTGTTCAATCGCAGTCGGGCCAAGCTGGACGAGCTGTGCCTTTCCACCTTCATCCGGTGCATGGGGGTGTACCCGCCGGGCAGCGTGGTGCAGCTCTCCAACGGGCTGTTCGGGATGGTGGTGTCCACCAATCCCAAGCGGGCCACGCGACCTTCGGTGATGGTCTACCATCCCGAGGTGCCGCGCATGGAGGCGCTGGTCATTGATCTGTCCATTGAGGACGGGTTGGAGATTCGCCGATGCATCCGACCGGAGGCCCTGCCCCGGTCGGCATTCAAGTATCTTTCCCCCGGCCGGCAGCTTGGCTACTACGCCGATGCCGCCCACCGGGCCTAG